One region of Duncaniella freteri genomic DNA includes:
- the rplF gene encoding 50S ribosomal protein L6, whose amino-acid sequence MSRIGKAPIEIPAGVTVTVDKDNVVTVKGPKGTLSQKVNPDLKVSVEDGHVAVTRPSDDREHRAQHGLFRALIHNMVVGVSTGYRKEMELVGVGYRAASNGQVLELSLGFSHAIYIKLPPEIKVEAKTERNKNPLIILESDDKQLLGQVCAKIRSLRKPEPYKGKGIKFVGEVIRRKSGKSASAK is encoded by the coding sequence ATGTCACGTATAGGTAAAGCTCCCATTGAGATTCCCGCCGGTGTAACAGTCACCGTCGACAAGGACAACGTAGTAACAGTTAAGGGCCCCAAGGGCACCCTCTCACAGAAGGTGAACCCCGACCTCAAGGTCAGCGTAGAGGATGGTCACGTAGCAGTGACACGCCCCTCTGACGACCGCGAGCACCGCGCCCAGCACGGTCTCTTCCGCGCTCTCATCCACAACATGGTTGTAGGTGTATCCACCGGCTATCGCAAAGAAATGGAACTCGTAGGCGTAGGTTACCGCGCAGCTTCCAACGGCCAGGTGCTTGAGCTCTCGCTCGGCTTCTCCCACGCCATCTATATAAAGCTTCCCCCAGAAATCAAGGTTGAAGCAAAGACCGAGCGCAACAAGAACCCGCTTATCATCCTTGAGAGCGATGACAAGCAGCTCCTCGGTCAAGTGTGCGCCAAGATTCGTTCACTCCGCAAGCCTGAGCCTTACAAGGGCAAAGGTATCAAGTTCGTGGGCGAAGTTATCCGTCGCAAGTCTGGTAAGTCAGCAAGCGCTAAATAA
- the rpsH gene encoding 30S ribosomal protein S8, translated as MTDPIADYLTRLRNAIKANHRVVEIPASNLKKEITKILFDQGYILNYKFEEGENPAGIIKIALKYDPIDKVNAIKDLQRVSRPGLRRYTGYKDMPRVLNGLGIAILSTSKGVMTNKKARDLKIGGEVLCYVY; from the coding sequence ATGACTGATCCTATCGCAGATTATCTGACAAGATTGAGGAACGCAATCAAGGCTAACCACCGTGTGGTCGAGATCCCTGCCTCAAACTTGAAGAAGGAGATCACTAAGATCCTCTTCGACCAAGGCTACATCCTCAACTACAAGTTCGAGGAAGGCGAAAATCCCGCAGGCATCATTAAGATTGCCCTCAAGTACGACCCCATCGACAAGGTCAACGCTATCAAAGACCTCCAGCGCGTGTCGCGTCCGGGTCTCCGCCGTTACACCGGCTATAAGGATATGCCCCGTGTGCTGAACGGACTTGGCATCGCCATCCTTTCAACATCCAAGGGAGTTATGACTAACAAGAAGGCCCGCGACCTTAAGATTGGTGGCGAGGTCCTTTGCTACGTTTACTAA
- the rpsN gene encoding 30S ribosomal protein S14 — protein MAKESMKAREVKRARLAAKYAAKRAELKKIVNSGVDEENRAEAYEAAQKLQSLPKNSNPIRLHNRCSITGRPKGYIRQFGISRIQFREMASAGLIPGVKKASW, from the coding sequence ATGGCTAAAGAATCAATGAAGGCCCGCGAAGTGAAGCGCGCCCGTCTTGCCGCAAAGTACGCTGCAAAGCGTGCCGAGCTCAAGAAGATTGTTAATTCCGGTGTCGACGAGGAGAACCGTGCTGAAGCCTACGAGGCAGCACAGAAACTTCAGTCGCTCCCCAAGAACAGCAATCCTATCCGCCTCCACAACCGCTGCTCCATCACAGGCCGTCCCAAAGGATATATCCGTCAGTTCGGCATCTCTCGTATTCAGTTCCGTGAGATGGCTTCTGCAGGACTCATCCCTGGCGTCAAGAAAGCATCCTGGTAA
- the rplE gene encoding 50S ribosomal protein L5, which yields MSNQTVKKDYQERIVPALTEKFSYTTPMQVPRLKKIVINQGLGAATQDKKLIETAINEITAITGQKAVATLSRKDISNFKVRKKMPIGVMVTLRRDKMYEFLERLVRVALPRIRDFKGIESKLDGRGNYTLGITEQIIFPEINIDNINKLMGMNITFVTSANTDEEGYALLKEFGLPFKNAKN from the coding sequence ATGAGCAACCAGACTGTCAAGAAGGACTATCAGGAACGTATCGTTCCCGCCCTCACAGAGAAGTTTAGCTACACCACACCTATGCAGGTGCCCAGGTTGAAGAAGATCGTCATCAACCAGGGTCTCGGTGCAGCTACCCAGGATAAGAAACTCATCGAGACCGCCATCAACGAGATCACTGCCATCACTGGTCAGAAGGCTGTTGCAACCCTTTCCCGCAAGGACATCTCGAACTTCAAGGTTCGTAAGAAGATGCCGATCGGTGTCATGGTGACTCTCCGTCGCGACAAGATGTACGAGTTCCTTGAAAGACTCGTGCGCGTGGCTCTGCCTCGTATCCGCGACTTCAAGGGTATCGAGAGCAAGCTCGACGGCCGTGGTAACTACACCCTCGGTATCACTGAGCAGATTATCTTCCCCGAGATCAATATCGACAACATCAACAAGCTCATGGGTATGAACATCACTTTCGTGACATCGGCCAACACCGACGAAGAGGGTTATGCTCTGCTCAAAGAATTTGGTCTCCCTTTCAAGAACGCTAAAAACTAA
- the rplX gene encoding 50S ribosomal protein L24 produces the protein MHKLHIKKGDVVYVLAGEDRGKEGRVLKVLVQKQKAIVEGVNMVTKATKPNAQHPQGGLVKKEAPIAISNIALIDPKSGKPTRISIRRENGKVIRISKKSGEEIK, from the coding sequence ATGCATAAGTTACACATCAAAAAAGGCGACGTTGTCTATGTGCTCGCAGGTGAAGACCGCGGCAAAGAGGGCCGTGTGCTTAAGGTCCTCGTGCAGAAGCAGAAGGCAATCGTGGAAGGTGTAAACATGGTTACCAAAGCCACCAAGCCCAACGCTCAGCACCCCCAGGGCGGCCTCGTAAAGAAGGAGGCTCCCATCGCCATCTCCAATATAGCCTTGATCGACCCCAAGTCAGGCAAGCCTACCCGCATAAGCATCCGCCGCGAGAATGGCAAAGTCATCCGCATTTCTAAAAAATCAGGAGAGGAAATTAAGTAA
- the rplN gene encoding 50S ribosomal protein L14 — MIQSESRLTVADNSGAKEALCIHVLGGTGRRYASVGDIIVVSVKSVIPSSDVKKGTVSKAVVVRTKKEIRRPDGSYIRFDDNACVLLNNAGELRGTRIFGPVARELRAANQMKIVSLAPEVL, encoded by the coding sequence ATGATACAGTCCGAAAGCCGTTTAACTGTGGCCGACAACAGTGGTGCAAAAGAAGCACTCTGCATCCATGTACTGGGTGGTACCGGCCGTCGCTACGCTTCTGTAGGCGACATCATCGTGGTGTCAGTCAAGAGTGTCATCCCCTCATCAGATGTTAAGAAGGGCACTGTATCAAAGGCAGTCGTTGTACGCACAAAGAAGGAGATCCGTCGTCCCGACGGCTCATACATCCGCTTCGACGATAACGCTTGCGTGCTCCTTAACAATGCCGGTGAGCTCCGTGGAACCCGTATCTTCGGTCCGGTTGCCCGCGAACTTCGCGCCGCCAACCAGATGAAGATCGTGTCACTCGCACCCGAAGTCCTCTAA
- the rpsQ gene encoding 30S ribosomal protein S17, with translation MEKRNLRKERIGVVSSNKGDKTITVMVKWKEKHPIYGKFVNKTKKYHAHDEKNECSIGDTVRLMETRPLSKTKRWRLVEIIEKVK, from the coding sequence ATGGAAAAGAGAAATTTAAGAAAAGAACGCATTGGGGTTGTTTCCAGCAACAAGGGCGACAAGACCATCACCGTCATGGTGAAATGGAAGGAGAAGCATCCCATCTACGGTAAGTTCGTCAACAAGACTAAGAAATATCATGCCCACGACGAGAAGAACGAATGTTCTATAGGCGATACCGTTCGCCTTATGGAGACTCGCCCCCTCTCCAAGACAAAACGCTGGCGTCTGGTAGAAATCATCGAAAAAGTTAAGTAA
- the rpmC gene encoding 50S ribosomal protein L29, whose protein sequence is MKTEKYTEVSTQDLRDRLAEMKKDYAQLKINHAISPLDSPAKITHARKAIARVMTELRMRELNNK, encoded by the coding sequence ATGAAGACAGAGAAATATACCGAAGTGTCCACCCAGGACCTCCGCGACCGCTTGGCTGAGATGAAGAAGGACTATGCCCAGCTTAAGATCAACCATGCTATCTCGCCCCTCGACAGCCCGGCAAAGATTACACATGCTCGTAAGGCTATCGCCCGCGTTATGACCGAACTGCGCATGCGCGAACTCAATAACAAGTAA
- the rplP gene encoding 50S ribosomal protein L16, with the protein MLQPKKTKFRRAQKGRMKGNAQRGNQLAFGSFGIKTLESKWITGRQIEAARIAVTRYMQRQGQIWIRIFPDKPITKKPAEVRMGKGKGNPEGYVAPVTPGRVIIEVEGVSFDIAKEALRLAAQKLPVTTKFVVRRDYDPTQNV; encoded by the coding sequence ATGTTACAACCCAAGAAAACCAAATTTCGCCGCGCGCAAAAGGGCCGCATGAAAGGCAATGCGCAGCGTGGCAACCAGTTGGCCTTCGGTTCGTTCGGCATAAAGACCCTCGAATCTAAGTGGATCACCGGTCGTCAGATCGAGGCCGCCCGTATCGCTGTGACACGTTACATGCAGCGTCAAGGTCAGATCTGGATTCGCATATTCCCCGACAAGCCCATCACTAAGAAACCTGCTGAGGTCCGAATGGGTAAGGGTAAAGGTAATCCCGAAGGTTATGTAGCTCCAGTCACCCCCGGACGTGTGATCATCGAAGTCGAGGGTGTATCCTTCGATATCGCCAAGGAAGCTCTCCGCCTTGCAGCACAGAAGCTCCCCGTCACAACCAAGTTCGTCGTTCGTCGCGACTATGACCCAACCCAAAATGTGTAA
- the rpsC gene encoding 30S ribosomal protein S3 → MGQKVNPISNRLGVIRGWDSNWYGGKKYGDTLLEDSKLRKYLNVRLAKSSVSRIVIERTMKLITITVCTSRPGLIIGKGGQEVDKLKEELKKITDKDVQINIYEVKRPELDAQIVAANIARQIEGKIAYRRAVKMAVAATMRAGAEGIKVQVSGRLNGAEMARSEMFKEGRTPLHTLRADIDYALVEAHTKVGVVGVKVWICRGEVYGKRDLAPQYTNPQKESRGAQGSDRAPRRGGFRKPKNNR, encoded by the coding sequence ATGGGACAGAAAGTAAATCCAATTAGCAATCGCTTGGGAGTTATCCGTGGATGGGACTCTAACTGGTATGGCGGTAAGAAATACGGCGATACTCTGCTCGAGGACTCCAAACTCCGCAAGTATCTTAATGTCCGCCTCGCCAAGTCAAGCGTTTCGCGCATCGTAATCGAGCGCACCATGAAGCTCATCACCATCACAGTATGCACCTCACGTCCGGGTCTTATCATCGGTAAGGGCGGACAGGAAGTCGACAAGCTGAAGGAAGAGCTCAAGAAGATCACTGACAAGGATGTACAGATCAACATCTACGAGGTAAAGCGTCCTGAGCTCGATGCTCAGATCGTCGCTGCCAACATCGCTCGCCAGATCGAGGGCAAGATCGCCTATCGCCGTGCTGTCAAGATGGCTGTCGCCGCTACAATGCGAGCAGGAGCCGAAGGCATCAAGGTTCAGGTGTCAGGCCGTCTCAACGGCGCGGAAATGGCTCGCTCCGAGATGTTCAAGGAAGGTCGTACACCTCTCCACACTCTCCGTGCCGACATTGACTATGCCCTCGTAGAGGCTCATACCAAGGTAGGTGTAGTAGGTGTGAAGGTGTGGATCTGCCGTGGCGAAGTTTACGGCAAGCGTGACCTCGCTCCCCAGTACACCAATCCTCAGAAAGAGTCTCGTGGTGCTCAGGGCTCCGATCGCGCTCCCCGTCGCGGTGGTTTCCGTAAACCCAAAAACAACCGTTAA
- the rplV gene encoding 50S ribosomal protein L22, translating into MGVRKRNSADLRKAEQKNIAFAKLLNIPTSPRKMRLVADMIRGVEVNRALGILKFSNKEAAARLEKLLRSAIANWEAKNERKADAGELYISTIMVGCAPMLKRLRPAPQGRGYRIRKRANHVTLIVDTIENKNA; encoded by the coding sequence ATGGGTGTAAGAAAAAGAAATTCAGCCGACCTCAGGAAAGCCGAGCAGAAGAACATCGCGTTCGCAAAGCTGCTCAACATCCCCACTTCTCCCCGCAAGATGCGCCTCGTGGCAGATATGATACGCGGTGTCGAAGTGAACCGCGCTCTCGGCATCCTGAAGTTCTCCAACAAGGAGGCTGCTGCCCGTCTTGAAAAGCTCCTCCGCTCAGCCATCGCAAACTGGGAAGCTAAGAACGAACGTAAAGCCGACGCCGGCGAGCTCTACATCTCTACTATCATGGTAGGATGCGCTCCTATGCTCAAGCGTCTTCGTCCCGCCCCCCAGGGCCGTGGCTACCGCATTCGCAAACGCGCTAATCATGTCACATTGATTGTTGACACAATTGAAAATAAAAACGCTTAA
- the rpsS gene encoding 30S ribosomal protein S19 translates to MSRSLKKGPFISVKLEKKVAAMDETGKKSVIKTWSRASMIAPEFVGHTFAVHNGNKFIPVYVTENMVGHKLGEFAPTRTFRGHSGNRKK, encoded by the coding sequence ATGAGTCGTTCATTGAAAAAAGGCCCGTTTATCAGCGTTAAGCTTGAGAAGAAGGTTGCCGCTATGGATGAGACCGGCAAGAAGTCAGTTATCAAGACTTGGAGCCGCGCTTCCATGATCGCCCCCGAATTCGTGGGACACACCTTCGCCGTTCACAACGGAAACAAGTTTATCCCTGTCTACGTTACCGAGAACATGGTTGGCCATAAGCTCGGCGAGTTCGCTCCCACGCGTACTTTCCGTGGTCACTCCGGTAATCGCAAGAAATAA